GTTCTGACGCGTAGTGAAATGGCCATAGCCCTTGTCCCACTTCTCTGCCAGCAGCGCCAACTGACGCATCTTGGCGCTGTCAAGCGTGCCATAGGGAATGGCCACGCGCAGCATGTAGGCGTGCAGTTGCAGGTAGAGGCCGTTCATCAGGCGCAGGGGCTTGAATTCGTCCTCGGTGAGCGAGCCGTCAATGCGGCGCTCGACCTGAGCACGGAACTGGCGGTTGCGCTCGGCCACGAAAGCGGCGTCGAATTCGGAATAGTTATACATCAGTCAACTCCGCCTGTTTGCCGTGGAAGTAATTCGACGGCCCGGTGCGCCTAAACTCTTCGCGGAAATGCGTCGGCTGCGGTCCATCCTCGGACGGTGCGGCATCGGCCAGATACGCGCCCACAACTAGCTCGGGCTGGCCTTCGGCCTGGGCCAGACGCAGATTGGCCAGACCCTCGTCTTTGATAAGTTCCGCCTCG
This DNA window, taken from Roseovarius sp. S88, encodes the following:
- a CDS encoding DUF2849 domain-containing protein, which produces MPREFTPKVVTANALIEGDVVYQTADDRWTRDLSEAELIKDEGLANLRLAQAEGQPELVVGAYLADAAPSEDGPQPTHFREEFRRTGPSNYFHGKQAELTDV